One segment of Anatilimnocola aggregata DNA contains the following:
- a CDS encoding RNA recognition motif domain-containing protein, which yields MATRLYVGNLSYNMTNESLEQLFNEFGSVKSAQVVQDRDTGRSKGFGFVEMGDGSQAQAAITALNLKEVDGRALTVNEARPREERSFGGGGGGGRSGGGGGRSGGGGGYGGGGGGGGGGRRY from the coding sequence GTGGCTACGCGCTTGTACGTCGGTAATCTCAGTTACAACATGACCAACGAATCGCTCGAACAACTGTTCAACGAATTCGGCTCGGTCAAGAGCGCCCAAGTGGTGCAAGACCGCGACACCGGTCGCAGCAAAGGCTTCGGCTTCGTCGAAATGGGTGATGGCTCGCAAGCTCAGGCTGCGATCACCGCGCTCAACCTGAAGGAAGTCGACGGCCGCGCCTTGACCGTCAACGAAGCTCGTCCGCGTGAAGAACGCAGCTTTGGTGGTGGTGGCGGCGGCGGTCGCAGTGGTGGTGGTGGCGGTCGCAGCGGTGGCGGCGGCGGCTACGGTGGTGGTGGAGGAGGCGGTGGTGGCGGTCGTCGCTACTAA
- a CDS encoding sialidase family protein — MCSSLCPRIHAPLLAILGLLAASFAPAQAAEPIAEPTKIDLFTGGKEGYELFRIPGIIRTGNGTLLAYCEARRSAKGDWGHIDLVARRSTDNGLTWTPMKKLVELEGKFERNPAAVAQKLGREGEITLNNPIAIADPRPYIVHFLYCVEYNRLFYVRSEDDGFTFSKPLELTAAVNKLTPSYAWQALAVGPGHGIRLENGRLLAPVWLSTGKGGHAHRPSIISTIYSDDEGKTWQMGDVIAGETKPLVNPNESILLQLADGRVMINSRSESPEHRRAVSISPDGSTGWSEPKFHDQLLEPICMANLVRWTTTKESDKNRIVFSNPHNLERANAKPGQGRDRKNVSLKLSYDEGATWPVNKTLEAGPSGYSDMAIARDGTLICFYERTTPDEAPNSKSPKLTIARVSLQWLTDGKDQLPQE, encoded by the coding sequence ATGTGCAGTTCACTTTGTCCACGAATTCACGCTCCCTTGCTCGCCATCCTCGGTCTGCTGGCCGCGTCATTCGCGCCCGCGCAAGCAGCAGAACCGATCGCCGAGCCCACGAAGATCGATTTGTTTACGGGGGGGAAGGAAGGCTACGAACTGTTTCGCATTCCGGGAATCATCCGCACGGGCAACGGAACCCTGCTCGCCTATTGCGAAGCGCGCCGTAGTGCCAAGGGAGATTGGGGACACATCGACTTGGTTGCCCGTCGCAGTACCGACAATGGCCTAACGTGGACACCGATGAAGAAGCTCGTCGAACTGGAGGGGAAGTTCGAACGTAACCCAGCAGCTGTGGCGCAAAAGCTCGGCAGGGAAGGGGAAATCACGCTCAACAACCCGATCGCCATTGCCGACCCGCGTCCGTACATCGTGCACTTTCTGTACTGTGTCGAATACAACCGCTTGTTCTACGTTCGTAGCGAAGACGATGGCTTCACCTTCAGCAAGCCGCTCGAGTTGACGGCCGCGGTCAACAAACTCACGCCGAGTTACGCCTGGCAAGCTTTGGCCGTTGGTCCGGGGCACGGCATTCGCCTGGAGAACGGCCGCCTGCTCGCGCCGGTCTGGCTCTCGACGGGCAAGGGTGGTCACGCTCATCGGCCCTCGATCATCAGCACCATCTATAGCGACGATGAGGGCAAGACCTGGCAAATGGGAGACGTCATCGCTGGCGAAACGAAGCCCCTCGTGAATCCGAACGAGTCGATTCTGCTGCAGTTGGCCGATGGCCGCGTGATGATTAACAGTCGGAGTGAGTCGCCCGAACATCGCCGCGCGGTTTCGATCAGTCCCGATGGCAGCACTGGTTGGAGTGAGCCGAAGTTCCATGACCAGTTGTTGGAACCGATTTGCATGGCCAACCTGGTGCGCTGGACGACCACCAAAGAGAGCGATAAAAACCGCATTGTGTTCTCGAACCCGCACAACCTGGAGCGAGCGAATGCCAAGCCCGGTCAAGGACGAGATCGAAAGAACGTCTCGCTCAAACTCAGTTACGACGAGGGCGCAACCTGGCCGGTGAACAAGACGCTGGAAGCAGGACCCAGTGGCTACAGCGACATGGCCATCGCCCGAGACGGAACGTTGATTTGCTTTTATGAGCGAACAACGCCTGACGAAGCCCCCAACAGCAAGTCACCCAAACTCACGATTGCCCGTGTGAGCCTGCAATGGCTCACCGATGGCAAAGATCAACTTCCACAGGAATAG
- a CDS encoding DUF1598 domain-containing protein: MAARSKRANARGTGRLFFSFTAGWLIFATALSAQQPAGEQQIQDHLAAGEFGPAKAAAQDVGDARVRDRLLGDIAAAQANAGAKAGSLETAADISSDLARSGALQQVRKAAGSRWFGRGGGVQADFDPLIELITSTIEPDSWQDVGGPGSVSGFDGGVRVDALGLLRRMTPRTDAALETVRSSASQIGSSHNPRKKSVLRKISLNRLERELQLLQAAGKSPDETMKLLAGLQRIKYLLVYPETGDIVIAGPADDWRQNNEGRWVDIEKQRPIVQLDDLVVTFRNAFSAEPKFGCSINPTKPGLAEAQAVNDRWAAKGPMKPSQRAEFLEELRAGLGRQDIVVYGLDPQTRAARVMVEADYRMKLVGMGLEDGTLGVTSYLNSLDPKRHDLNNLSVLRWWFTLNYDSLQATESRDAFELKGPGVKVLSENEMLSEQGDRIHTGRSSEVNSLFAESFTKHFEILAAKYPVYAELRNVFDLALVAAVVRSHDLPGQVNWHLTHFGPDGTYEPELDFAPTKVDSVINHRIIEGKSLVAGVSGGVTVDARGLATKTAIKTDEYGLLKSERSASTPKELPRRHWWWD; encoded by the coding sequence ATGGCAGCTCGCAGCAAGCGCGCGAACGCGCGTGGAACGGGCAGGCTCTTCTTTTCTTTCACCGCAGGCTGGCTGATTTTTGCCACAGCCCTTTCGGCCCAGCAGCCGGCCGGCGAACAGCAAATTCAAGATCATCTGGCAGCGGGTGAATTTGGCCCCGCGAAGGCAGCCGCTCAGGACGTGGGCGATGCCCGCGTGCGCGATCGACTCCTGGGCGACATTGCTGCCGCCCAGGCAAATGCTGGCGCTAAAGCCGGATCTCTCGAAACAGCAGCGGACATTTCTTCGGACCTCGCTCGGAGCGGGGCCTTGCAGCAAGTTCGCAAGGCAGCGGGTTCGCGCTGGTTTGGTCGCGGCGGTGGTGTGCAGGCCGACTTCGATCCACTTATTGAATTGATTACTTCAACCATTGAGCCCGATAGCTGGCAAGATGTGGGCGGACCAGGTTCGGTGAGCGGTTTCGATGGTGGTGTGCGGGTCGATGCGCTCGGGCTACTGCGGCGAATGACGCCGCGCACCGATGCAGCACTCGAAACCGTGCGCAGTTCGGCCAGCCAGATTGGCTCGTCGCACAATCCGCGCAAGAAGTCGGTGCTGCGAAAAATCTCGCTCAATCGACTCGAACGGGAACTGCAACTGCTGCAAGCAGCCGGCAAATCGCCCGATGAAACCATGAAGCTTCTCGCCGGGCTGCAGCGCATCAAGTACCTGCTCGTCTATCCCGAAACGGGCGACATCGTCATCGCTGGCCCCGCCGATGATTGGCGTCAGAACAACGAAGGTCGCTGGGTCGACATCGAGAAGCAGCGCCCGATTGTGCAGCTCGATGACCTGGTCGTGACCTTTCGCAATGCTTTCAGTGCCGAACCTAAATTCGGCTGCTCGATCAATCCCACCAAGCCTGGGCTGGCCGAAGCGCAAGCGGTCAACGATCGCTGGGCCGCGAAAGGCCCCATGAAGCCCTCACAGCGTGCCGAGTTTCTCGAAGAACTGCGGGCCGGTCTCGGTCGGCAGGATATCGTCGTTTACGGTCTCGATCCTCAAACTCGCGCTGCCCGTGTGATGGTCGAGGCCGATTACCGCATGAAGCTCGTCGGCATGGGTCTGGAAGATGGAACGCTCGGCGTCACGAGTTATCTCAATTCGCTCGATCCCAAGCGTCACGATCTGAACAACCTGAGCGTGCTCCGGTGGTGGTTCACCCTCAATTACGATTCGCTGCAAGCGACCGAATCGCGCGATGCCTTCGAACTGAAGGGTCCCGGCGTGAAAGTCCTCAGCGAGAACGAAATGCTCAGCGAACAAGGGGACCGGATTCACACCGGTCGTAGCAGCGAAGTGAACAGCCTGTTCGCTGAAAGCTTTACCAAGCACTTCGAGATTCTGGCCGCGAAGTATCCGGTCTATGCCGAATTGCGTAACGTGTTCGATCTGGCCCTGGTCGCCGCAGTCGTTCGCAGCCACGATTTGCCCGGGCAAGTGAATTGGCATCTGACCCACTTCGGGCCCGATGGCACATACGAGCCCGAACTGGACTTCGCACCGACCAAGGTCGATTCGGTAATTAACCACCGCATCATCGAAGGCAAAAGCCTGGTCGCCGGCGTTAGTGGTGGTGTCACCGTCGATGCTCGCGGGTTGGCCACCAAGACCGCCATCAAAACCGATGAGTACGGCCTGCTGAAAAGTGAACGCTCGGCCAGCACGCCGAAAGAACTCCCCCGCCGTCACTGGTGGTGGGATTAA
- a CDS encoding tetratricopeptide repeat protein has product MGFLQRLSNWFSQGGREENLLQQAVDLAKEKQPAEAIKIYNELLRSQSASSILKARALFNRALAYSSLKDDQRAAADLQTLVSSNDAPENVRSAARTQLVRIRNRA; this is encoded by the coding sequence ATGGGTTTTCTGCAACGGCTCAGCAACTGGTTCAGTCAGGGCGGGCGTGAAGAAAACCTGCTTCAGCAAGCAGTCGACCTGGCCAAAGAAAAGCAACCTGCCGAGGCGATCAAAATCTACAACGAGCTGCTTCGCTCGCAATCGGCCAGCAGCATCTTAAAAGCCCGCGCGCTCTTTAATCGCGCGCTGGCTTATTCTTCTCTCAAAGACGATCAGCGGGCCGCGGCTGACCTGCAAACTCTCGTCTCGTCGAACGACGCCCCCGAGAACGTCCGCTCCGCTGCCCGCACGCAACTCGTGCGCATTCGCAACCGAGCCTAG
- a CDS encoding glycosyltransferase family 2 protein has translation MKFSLVVPTIGRPAELQRFIDHLHLQGGDRVDLRELELIVVDQSGKRDTGELLAQQQAEFTIRHLPMTGRGASRARNYGWSFAQGEFITFPDDDSHYPAGFLERVLHCFDDPEVTAISATVEFMGKADAKAGRITRQNVLHRCIEAALFARRAPLGDLRYDERMGVGCETPWNSDEGPDLLLRMMERGLRLEYHPELVIHHPNPMQTLDEQLQQRNFKYCRGRGYLFRKHHFPPMAVAMNLCRSLGGSLIMALRLRPYWSRYYWNAFVGKCQGFMGGKAAPPQLLTSPLSSLNTPAEVENSLAE, from the coding sequence GTGAAGTTTTCGCTCGTTGTTCCCACCATCGGTCGCCCTGCCGAGTTGCAGCGGTTCATCGACCACTTGCACTTGCAAGGCGGAGACCGGGTCGACCTGCGCGAATTGGAACTGATTGTCGTCGATCAGAGTGGCAAGCGCGACACTGGCGAACTACTGGCTCAGCAACAGGCTGAGTTCACGATTCGGCATTTGCCGATGACGGGACGAGGTGCCTCGCGTGCGCGCAACTACGGTTGGAGTTTCGCGCAGGGAGAGTTCATTACTTTTCCCGATGACGACTCGCACTATCCGGCTGGCTTCCTGGAGCGTGTACTGCACTGCTTTGACGACCCAGAGGTTACCGCCATCTCGGCAACGGTCGAGTTCATGGGCAAGGCAGATGCCAAAGCCGGTCGCATCACTCGCCAAAACGTTCTGCACCGCTGCATAGAAGCGGCGCTGTTCGCTCGCCGCGCTCCCTTGGGAGATCTGCGTTACGACGAACGGATGGGTGTGGGCTGCGAAACTCCGTGGAACTCCGACGAAGGGCCCGACCTGCTGCTGCGGATGATGGAGCGAGGGTTGAGGCTTGAGTATCACCCCGAGTTGGTCATTCATCATCCCAATCCCATGCAAACGCTGGACGAACAATTGCAGCAGCGGAATTTCAAGTATTGCCGGGGACGGGGATACTTGTTTCGCAAGCACCATTTTCCGCCCATGGCCGTGGCGATGAATTTATGCCGCTCGCTGGGTGGCAGCCTGATCATGGCCTTGCGACTTCGGCCCTATTGGTCGCGCTATTACTGGAATGCTTTCGTTGGCAAATGCCAGGGATTCATGGGTGGCAAGGCTGCTCCGCCGCAGTTGCTCACCTCCCCACTTTCTTCGCTGAATACTCCGGCTGAAGTCGAAAATTCGCTAGCAGAGTAA
- a CDS encoding VWA domain-containing protein, with the protein MSASPVFRRSASRAAMHGRRGKIIVMTAFLMTTMMAMIAFSVDVGYMAVTRTEIQICTDAAALAGAAGLVDGSAAAVTQATSYLGKNKVGGQTLTASNATIVTGMWNDTTKVFTAGGDTPNAIKINTSLSNTPLFFGKALNKQSFNTSAQSIATYQPRDIALVLDYSGSMAYDSQFRNMSLIGKSAIEANLLQIWQELGSPTYGTLPFTPLAYGDRNTSKSSVKSKFKLTNVAYPYPDGSWDEYIDYVQDNSYINSAGYRCKYGLMTWVHFQMEKFGSAADSPGFHVTSQQPLTALKDAVDEFLGFLSENSTDDRVAFSLYTASDNTAKLEQALTKTYTLVSDKVQGRQAGHYVGSTNISAGMTKGRLELQNNSRVGVSKLLVLMTDGEANLPTGNTSTDKQKVRDEAALCAAAKIPVVTITVGAGADVDLMQEVADITGGAAFVVPGGQPISQVQEQLEQVFSQVAADRPLKLVQ; encoded by the coding sequence ATGTCCGCTTCGCCAGTCTTTCGTCGTTCCGCATCCCGGGCAGCGATGCATGGTCGTCGCGGAAAAATCATCGTGATGACCGCCTTCCTCATGACCACCATGATGGCGATGATCGCCTTCTCGGTCGACGTGGGTTACATGGCTGTCACTCGCACCGAGATTCAAATCTGCACCGACGCTGCTGCTCTCGCAGGCGCTGCGGGGCTCGTCGACGGAAGCGCTGCGGCAGTTACGCAAGCAACCTCTTACCTTGGCAAGAACAAAGTCGGCGGACAGACGCTCACCGCCTCGAATGCCACGATCGTCACTGGCATGTGGAACGACACCACGAAGGTGTTCACTGCGGGCGGTGACACGCCCAACGCCATCAAGATCAACACTAGCCTCAGTAACACGCCGCTGTTCTTTGGCAAAGCGCTGAATAAGCAGAGCTTTAACACCAGTGCCCAATCGATCGCCACGTATCAGCCGCGCGATATCGCGCTCGTGCTCGATTACTCGGGCTCGATGGCCTACGACAGTCAATTCCGCAACATGAGCCTGATTGGCAAATCGGCCATCGAAGCGAATCTGCTGCAAATCTGGCAAGAACTCGGCTCGCCGACGTACGGCACATTGCCATTCACTCCACTCGCGTACGGTGATCGCAATACGTCCAAGTCATCCGTGAAGAGCAAATTCAAACTCACTAATGTCGCCTATCCCTACCCTGATGGTTCTTGGGATGAGTACATCGACTATGTGCAAGACAACAGCTACATCAACTCAGCCGGCTATCGCTGCAAGTACGGGCTCATGACTTGGGTTCACTTTCAGATGGAGAAGTTCGGTTCGGCAGCCGATTCGCCTGGCTTCCATGTGACCAGCCAACAGCCACTCACAGCTCTCAAAGATGCAGTTGATGAATTCCTCGGCTTCCTCTCCGAGAATAGCACCGACGATCGTGTGGCCTTCTCGCTCTACACCGCCTCCGATAACACGGCGAAACTGGAACAGGCCCTCACGAAGACCTACACGCTTGTTTCCGACAAAGTGCAAGGCCGCCAGGCCGGGCATTATGTGGGCAGCACGAACATTTCTGCCGGCATGACCAAGGGTCGCTTGGAACTGCAGAACAATTCCCGTGTTGGCGTCTCGAAGTTGCTCGTGCTCATGACCGACGGTGAAGCAAACCTGCCGACCGGCAATACCTCGACCGACAAGCAAAAGGTGCGCGACGAAGCGGCTCTCTGTGCTGCTGCGAAGATTCCCGTAGTCACCATCACGGTGGGTGCCGGAGCCGACGTCGACCTGATGCAAGAAGTGGCCGATATCACCGGCGGTGCAGCGTTTGTCGTTCCCGGTGGCCAGCCCATCTCGCAAGTTCAGGAACAACTCGAGCAAGTCTTTTCTCAAGTTGCCGCCGACCGCCCGCTGAAGCTGGTGCAGTAA
- a CDS encoding lipopolysaccharide biosynthesis protein, which produces MDATSQLPSNDLAALAAVRECADVDEGQAVTNDVAVLPLSHSVLWVVLARAWSVASTAALAFLLPKLFSDSVCGEVLLIINLIGLAAMVASFGLPEAMIRLVAERLAHQRLASIRPLIARCGQLLFCTTLVVATAVSIYFWVHGFDFFHLPRNPLLSLAIATAIVVLSWQLVGVAILRGLHEVRWSNLLSGGQSGGPIAVTAFMLVLALVFLWQSTLLTSTYVAILLLHAILFTGGLTAWRLWKTMPAPGTAGLLASMSAEHVPSFRDLAADALPIALSQIAAFCTLSADLWVAGRFLGTDDVAFYGSAKRLVLLVGIPEQLALLAIIANIPDLYSRGKLAELQHLVRKMTTLAAIPALIACLGLLLVPEQILSIAFKPHYKVAASALMILTLGQLSANLLGPCGYMLLMTGHRWSVLLITSLCGSAAIIAGAYGAAYGGLMGLAIAAASCTAAQVILEWLAAGYFVGVWCHASPWALTAKGMAFATEEKVS; this is translated from the coding sequence ATGGACGCAACTTCACAACTCCCGTCGAACGATCTTGCGGCGCTTGCCGCTGTGCGGGAATGCGCGGATGTTGACGAAGGCCAAGCCGTTACGAACGACGTCGCGGTGCTCCCTCTCTCGCATTCCGTGTTGTGGGTTGTCTTGGCCCGCGCTTGGAGTGTCGCTTCGACTGCGGCGCTCGCGTTCTTGCTGCCCAAGCTCTTCAGCGATTCCGTCTGCGGCGAAGTGCTGCTGATCATCAACCTGATTGGCCTGGCGGCGATGGTCGCTTCGTTTGGCCTTCCCGAAGCCATGATTCGGCTCGTGGCGGAGCGTTTGGCCCATCAGCGCTTGGCCTCGATTCGGCCGCTCATTGCCCGCTGCGGGCAGTTGTTGTTCTGTACGACTCTGGTCGTGGCAACGGCAGTGTCGATTTACTTCTGGGTGCATGGCTTCGATTTCTTTCATTTGCCGCGCAACCCACTCCTTAGTTTGGCAATCGCCACCGCCATCGTTGTGCTCTCCTGGCAACTGGTGGGCGTGGCGATCTTGCGCGGCCTGCACGAAGTGCGATGGTCGAATCTGCTTAGTGGCGGCCAATCGGGTGGTCCCATCGCGGTAACGGCGTTCATGCTCGTTCTCGCGCTAGTGTTCCTCTGGCAATCGACGCTGCTGACGAGCACCTATGTCGCAATCCTGCTGCTGCACGCGATTCTCTTCACTGGCGGGCTGACGGCGTGGCGCTTGTGGAAAACGATGCCTGCGCCCGGAACTGCCGGACTGCTTGCCAGCATGTCTGCCGAGCACGTTCCCTCTTTCCGCGATCTGGCTGCCGACGCGCTGCCGATTGCCCTTTCGCAAATCGCGGCCTTTTGCACACTCTCGGCCGATCTGTGGGTGGCGGGCAGGTTTCTCGGCACCGACGATGTTGCCTTTTATGGCAGCGCCAAGCGCTTGGTCCTACTCGTGGGGATTCCGGAGCAATTAGCGCTGCTGGCGATCATCGCCAACATTCCCGATCTTTACTCGCGGGGCAAACTGGCTGAACTACAGCACCTCGTGCGGAAGATGACAACACTTGCTGCCATTCCCGCACTCATCGCTTGCCTGGGACTGCTTCTGGTTCCCGAACAGATTTTGTCGATTGCCTTTAAGCCGCACTACAAAGTGGCGGCCAGTGCTTTGATGATTCTCACCTTGGGGCAACTCTCCGCCAATTTGCTGGGCCCCTGCGGCTATATGTTGCTGATGACAGGGCACCGCTGGAGCGTGCTATTGATTACATCTCTGTGCGGCAGTGCCGCGATTATCGCTGGTGCCTATGGAGCCGCTTATGGCGGCTTGATGGGCCTGGCCATTGCCGCCGCGAGTTGCACCGCAGCGCAAGTTATCTTGGAATGGCTGGCGGCCGGTTACTTCGTTGGCGTGTGGTGTCATGCCTCGCCGTGGGCACTGACCGCAAAAGGCATGGCCTTCGCAACTGAGGAAAAAGTTTCGTGA